The following DNA comes from Acidobacteriota bacterium.
TTGAAAGCGAACCTATGGAAGATATAATTATAATTATGATAAAGATTTAAAATTTTATTTTTTAATAGAGGGAGGGATAGGTGAAAAAAATCTTTTTTGTTATTTTTTCTATGTTTTATTTATTGTTTGTAAGTTTACTATTTTATGGCCAGGAAAGACCTCTAAATTCAATTCCTCCTGTGAGTACCTATTCAATTGTTGCTTATGACCCAGCCACAGGAGAACTTGGAGTTGCAGTTCAATCACATTGGTTTTCAGTTGGTCCTATTGTTCCATGGGTTGAGGCTGGCGTTGGAGCTGTAGCAACCCAGTCCTTTGCTGAGGTTTCTTATGGTCCCCTTGGTCTTGAATTAATGAAAGCAGGAAAATCACCTGAGGAAGCTCTGAAAGCTCTTGTCTCAGCTGATAAGAGGGAGGATGTGAGGCAGGTTGCGATGGTGGATGCCAAAGGAAGAATAGCAGTTCATACTGGAAAAAATTGCATTCCTGAGGCAGGTCATTACACAGGAAAAGGGTTTTCATGCCAAGCAAATCTAATGTTAAAGAATACAGTGTGGGAGGCAATGGCAAAAGCATTTGAAAATACAAAAGGAGAATTAGTTGATAGGCTTATGACAGCTTTGGAAGCTGCAGAGGCAGAAGGAGGAGATATCAGGGGTAAGCAATCAGCTGCTATAGTGGTTGTAAAAGGAAAACCAAGTGGATTGTGGTATAAAGATAGATTGTATGATTTAAGGGTTGAAGACCATCCTTACCCTTTACCTGAGCTTCGAAGACTTATAAATTTAAGTAAAGCATATTCCCATATGGACAAAGGAGATGTTTTCCTGACTCAAAATAATATAAAATCTGCGATGGAGGAGTATAAAAAAGCAATGGAAATGTATCCTGAAAATTTAGAGATGGCTTTCTGGCCAGCAGTCACAATGGCAAATCTCGGCAAGATACAGGAAGCCCTTCCTCTTTTTAAATATGTATTTGAAAAAGATTCAAACTGGGTTATCCTTGTTAAAAGGCTTCCAGGATGTGGCCAGCTGCCAGATGACCCTGAAATTATGAAAAAAATTCTTTCAGCTGCCCCTAAAAAATAAACAAAGTTATTAGCTTTATTATTGACTTTAATTCATTTAAATTTTTCCCATTGTAATTTGGCAATAGCAGAAGGAACATGGACCAGATGGCATTTATGACAACTCTCCATTCCAATGCCCATAGCTAATTCTTCAACTACTTTTGGGTCAACAGAAGGTGCACTAAGTGCCTGACCAAGTTTATCTATCATATCCTGAACGCTCTCATCAGTATAATATTTTCTCTCTGTATTATGGCAATTCAGACAGGTTTCCTTGAGTGTCTGAAACCTTGCGTTAACTCCTTGAAATTGCTTTCGGGCGTTTTCCTTCTGGTTCTGCTGAATGTCTAAGAGAATTCCTACAAAGCTTGTATCGAGGTATTGCATGAATCTGGTAAAGTTAACTTCTTCATTAGTTAGGGGGTCTTTAACTTTTATCCCAGAGAAATCCTGCCAGTGGTACTTCCATTGAACCTTGGGCATATTAACAATATGACAGTCAGTACATATATTTCCTACCCTTTCATATGCTAGCATTACTTTTCCTTGGTCTCCAGTCTTTAAAGCTGCTCCGAGTTCCTCAACCGGTTCTATGGGAAAGTATTTTTCCCATTCAGGCACCAATTTTGAATTCTCAATGTATTGAGCTTTAAAATTTTCAAAATTGACCATAACATTCTGAAAGTCATTCTCAGTTAAATCTGAAATAATTCCAGAAAAGAAAGTTCCCATCTCTTGCATCTTTAACGTAAATATAGGTTGTTCAGCTTTAGGAGGGAAAAGATTGTCAAGGGAACCTGGTGGTGGAGAAGCGATTGCCAAGAGTTCTTCTTTTTCTTGTTTAGACTTTTCTGTTTTCGTAGCTTTTTCTCCTGTAAATCCCAGAAAAATAGTCAAAAGCAAAACAGCCCCTAAAGCCAATACTAACGATGATTTTTTCATAATTTACCTCCTTTTATTTAGAATCCTTCTCATAACGCCCTTCTCGGCGTTTACATAAAAAACATTATTTCACCCTTTGCTTAACCTCACTTACTTATAATCCCCTTATGATTAATCAGGGAGATTAAATAAGTGCATTCATTATGAGAAGTATGGAAAACTCTATGAAATTAAGGATTAATATGAGGTCTCCTTTTTCTATTTATTTCGATTTGTTATTATTATTAATTTTAGGAAAAGTAAATTCAATAAATCCTAATTTCATTATTGGGGTAATAATAAGATAAAAAATAAAATTTGTCAATAAAAATGTTTAGACACTTTAAAAAATAATTTTCTGGAATTTAAAAGTTTATAAAAACATTTTATAAAAAATACTGTTGAAAAATAGAAATTAGAAGAATAGAATTTTTAAAATGGGCTGTTTGAGCTGGATATTTGTTCTGTTTGCTATTGGAGCAATTTTTATAGGTTTTCTGTTTCACATATTCTGGGTATTGGCTATCATTTTTCTTCTTTTGGCTATTGTGTTTAAGAAGAAATGAAGATTCATTAAATTTATGTTTTTATGAAAATTTGATTAAAAATAATTTTAAAATCTCTAAAAATATTTAAGATTTAAATGAGGGCGATTAAATTAGCTTGAGTTAATTAATATTTTGAAAGGGAGGTTAAAATGAAAAGAGAAAACTTTTTAAGATTCTCACTTATTTTTAATCTTGTGTTATTCTTTTGGTTAAATTTAGCTGTTTTATTTTCACAAAATGAAGAAGAAATTTCCAAAAAACTCATCAAAGAATACACAACAGATCCATCATTTCTAAATTCATGGGTTGACTATATTCCCTTCTCTAAAACAGTTCCCACTCCCTATAAAGTTTTAGGCTACATAAATGGAACTCCAGGAAAGCTCACTTATTATGATGACATTTACAAATATTTTAAAATCCTTGCGGATAAATCAGATAATGTAGAATTTTTTCTCATTGGAAAAACAGATGAGGGAAATGAAATGTTTGTTGTTGCGATTGCAGATAGCAAGACGATAAAAAGTTTAAAAATTTATAGAGATTACTCTTATCAACTTTCAGATCCAAGAAAAACAGATGAAGTAAGAGCCAAGCAGATTATAAAAAAAGCAAAGCCAATATATTACCTGACAGGAGGTCTTCATTCTGCAGAAACAGGTAGCCCTGAGATGCTCACTGAATTAGCATACAGGTTAGCAGTCTCAGATGATGAGAAAATAAAGAAGATAAGAGAGAATATAATTACACTGATTACCCCTGTTCTTGAAATTGATGGATGGCAGAGACAGGTTGACTGGTATTATCGCCATACAAAAAAAATTGAAAAAATTGAGGATATTCCAATGATAACTTCTCCTTTCTGGGGAAAATATGTATTTCATGATAATAACAGGGATGGAATCCAGATATCTCAGAAGTTGACTAAAAATCTTTATAAAGCATTTTTTAACTGGTATCCGCAGGTAACCCATGACCTTCACGAATCCCTTCCTCTCCTCTATGTTTCAACAGGATATGGTCCATACAACCCAAATTTAGACCCAATTTCAACTCAAGAATGGCAGTGGATTGCCCAGTATGAAGTTACTGAGCTTACAAAGCTTGGGATGCCAGGGGTGTGGACATGGGCATTTTTTGATGGATGGTATCCAGGGTATCTGCTATGGCTTGGAAATAATTACAATGCGATTGGAAGGTTCTATGAGACTTTTGGAAATGCAGGTGCCAACACCTATGAAAGAGAGCTTAAAGAAAAATTCATGGGAAAGCCAGTTACAACAAAAGAGTGGTACAGAGCCTATCCTCCTCCAAAAAAGGTTAAGTGGTCTCTCAGAAATAACATTAATTACATGCAGAGTGGAGTTATCGCAGCTTTATATCTGACTGCCCTAAACAAAGAAACAATCCTGTATAATTTCTGGAAAAAAGGGTTTAACTCATATATGAAGGGAAAAACTGAACCCCCTTATGCCTGGGTAATTCCTTCAGGACAGAAAAATATAAATGCAGTGTATGACCTTTTGAATTTATTGCTTGAGCATCGTATCGAAGTTCATAAAGCGAATGAAAAGATTAAATTAAAAGATAAAGAGTTTCCAGAGGGAAGTTTTGTCGTAAGGATGGATCAGCCTTATAGAAACCATGCAAAAAATTTGCTTGAAATTCAAGAGTTTCCAAAAGATGCAGCTACAATTCCCTATGATGATACAGGATGGACTTTGGGATTTCTGTATGGAGTTGCAACAGAAAAAATCGATGATCCAGATATTCAGAAGATCTCAATGTCTCCTGTGGAAGAGCCTCTTATGTATAGAGGAAAATTTATTAAAGTAGATAATCCAAATTTTTACATAGTGAAAAATAATGGGTCAAACACAATGATATCTGCCAGGTATGGATTGAAAAAATACAAAATTTTTGTAGCTGAAAAAGAATTCACGATAAAGAATGAAAATTACCTTGCAGGAACATGGATAATTCCAGTAAAAAATAATCCTCCTGAGTTAGAAAA
Coding sequences within:
- a CDS encoding DUF1028 domain-containing protein, whose protein sequence is MKKIFFVIFSMFYLLFVSLLFYGQERPLNSIPPVSTYSIVAYDPATGELGVAVQSHWFSVGPIVPWVEAGVGAVATQSFAEVSYGPLGLELMKAGKSPEEALKALVSADKREDVRQVAMVDAKGRIAVHTGKNCIPEAGHYTGKGFSCQANLMLKNTVWEAMAKAFENTKGELVDRLMTALEAAEAEGGDIRGKQSAAIVVVKGKPSGLWYKDRLYDLRVEDHPYPLPELRRLINLSKAYSHMDKGDVFLTQNNIKSAMEEYKKAMEMYPENLEMAFWPAVTMANLGKIQEALPLFKYVFEKDSNWVILVKRLPGCGQLPDDPEIMKKILSAAPKK
- a CDS encoding M14 family zinc carboxypeptidase, coding for MKRENFLRFSLIFNLVLFFWLNLAVLFSQNEEEISKKLIKEYTTDPSFLNSWVDYIPFSKTVPTPYKVLGYINGTPGKLTYYDDIYKYFKILADKSDNVEFFLIGKTDEGNEMFVVAIADSKTIKSLKIYRDYSYQLSDPRKTDEVRAKQIIKKAKPIYYLTGGLHSAETGSPEMLTELAYRLAVSDDEKIKKIRENIITLITPVLEIDGWQRQVDWYYRHTKKIEKIEDIPMITSPFWGKYVFHDNNRDGIQISQKLTKNLYKAFFNWYPQVTHDLHESLPLLYVSTGYGPYNPNLDPISTQEWQWIAQYEVTELTKLGMPGVWTWAFFDGWYPGYLLWLGNNYNAIGRFYETFGNAGANTYERELKEKFMGKPVTTKEWYRAYPPPKKVKWSLRNNINYMQSGVIAALYLTALNKETILYNFWKKGFNSYMKGKTEPPYAWVIPSGQKNINAVYDLLNLLLEHRIEVHKANEKIKLKDKEFPEGSFVVRMDQPYRNHAKNLLEIQEFPKDAATIPYDDTGWTLGFLYGVATEKIDDPDIQKISMSPVEEPLMYRGKFIKVDNPNFYIVKNNGSNTMISARYGLKKYKIFVAEKEFTIKNENYLAGTWIIPVKNNPPELENELKEASEKFGLEVSSLENKLEVPHHELDLPRIGVYHTWLYPQDAGWVHFTFDKAGIPYNLINDERLREGNLKKDFDVIILPNQWGNLTSFLRGISSKYSPIAYNKTKEFKHLGEVDSSDDITGGMKLEGFLTLEKFIVEGGVLIALDNASRLPIELGFVDDISLVPSPKLQLKGAIVKGETFKKEHPILYGCPEEISIFKGSNSMFKVSKKALKYIVLQYGTKEPIGYEEQEDYYSRLYYGDFGSNMEDGLDISEPQEEIKKPEQKSPVWLSGLVKNEQELDGKVAIMDVPFGNGHVVLFNFNPLYRYMNQCNFNFVYNAILNYNDMKN